Proteins encoded by one window of Chryseobacterium aquaeductus:
- a CDS encoding T9SS type A sorting domain-containing protein, translating to MKKLLLLIIFMGTFVGLSDNFKAQTREPSSTSQKSDDGVLTAYPNPAKDFLMVKAKDSSLKIKSVIFYSILGTQLANYNVNANKAEINIERLKPGKYLIRYFLSDNTQKVTQIVKQ from the coding sequence ATGAAAAAACTTTTACTTTTAATTATATTTATGGGCACTTTTGTTGGTCTTTCCGACAATTTTAAAGCACAAACCAGGGAACCATCTTCCACATCACAGAAGTCTGATGATGGTGTACTTACTGCCTACCCAAATCCTGCAAAAGATTTTCTGATGGTGAAAGCAAAGGATTCTTCATTAAAAATAAAATCAGTTATATTCTATTCAATATTGGGTACACAACTTGCCAATTATAATGTGAATGCCAATAAAGCTGAAATCAACATTGAAAGACTAAAACCCGGAAAGTATCTCATCAGATATTTTCTCAGTGACAACACGCAAAAGGTTACTCAAATAGTAAAACAATAA
- the hemB gene encoding porphobilinogen synthase — MIYSRNRRLRVNESMRGLVKECSLSTDDFVMPIFVMEGDNKEEAISSMPGIFRRSVDLTVKECKELFSLGVKAVNLYMKVSEDLKDNTGKEAWNKNGLMQNTIKAIKDAVPEMIIMPDVALDPYSIYGHDGIIENGKVINDATNDALARMSVSHAEAGADIVAPSDMMDGRVLAIREALEQSGFHDVGILSYAAKYASSFYGPFRSALDSAPKDDLEIPKDKKTYQMDFHNSREALNEVYKDVEEGADIIMIKPGLPYLDIVAKVREAIDLPIAVYNVSGEYAMLKAAAQNGWLDNDKAIIESLTCFKRAGADMIFTYAAKEAAILLNK; from the coding sequence ATGATATATTCGAGAAACAGAAGATTGAGAGTAAATGAATCTATGAGAGGATTAGTGAAAGAATGCAGCCTTTCTACGGACGATTTTGTAATGCCGATTTTCGTAATGGAAGGTGATAATAAAGAGGAGGCAATTTCCTCAATGCCCGGAATTTTCAGACGCAGCGTCGATTTAACGGTAAAAGAATGTAAAGAATTATTTTCTTTAGGCGTAAAAGCTGTGAATCTGTACATGAAAGTTTCAGAAGATTTAAAAGACAATACAGGAAAAGAGGCATGGAATAAAAATGGATTGATGCAAAATACCATCAAAGCAATAAAAGATGCCGTTCCTGAAATGATTATCATGCCGGATGTAGCATTAGATCCTTATTCAATCTACGGTCATGACGGAATTATAGAAAATGGAAAAGTGATCAACGATGCAACCAACGATGCGTTGGCAAGAATGTCTGTTTCACATGCAGAAGCCGGTGCAGACATTGTGGCACCAAGTGACATGATGGATGGAAGGGTTTTGGCGATTCGTGAAGCTTTGGAACAAAGTGGATTCCACGATGTGGGAATTTTAAGCTATGCAGCAAAGTATGCAAGCTCTTTCTACGGACCGTTCAGAAGTGCTCTGGACAGTGCTCCAAAAGATGATTTGGAAATTCCAAAAGATAAAAAAACATATCAGATGGATTTTCACAATTCTCGTGAAGCATTAAATGAAGTTTATAAAGACGTGGAGGAAGGAGCCGACATTATCATGATCAAACCGGGTCTTCCATACTTGGATATTGTAGCAAAAGTGCGTGAAGCAATCGATTTACCGATTGCAGTTTACAATGTAAGTGGAGAATATGCAATGTTGAAAGCCGCTGCACAAAACGGCTGGTTAGATAACGATAAAGCAATCATTGAAAGTTTGACGTGCTTCAAAAGAGCAGGAGCCGATATGATTTTCACTTATGCTGCGAAAGAAGCTGCGATTCTTTTAAACAAATAA
- a CDS encoding cation:proton antiporter: protein MILSINNLTLPFEDPVLKFLLVLVIILAAPLLLNKIKVPHLLGLIIAGAIIGPNGFNVLARDSSIVVTGTTGLLYIMFLAGLEIDMGDFKKNKWKSLGYGGYAFIFPFILGYIGSYYLLNFSVLTSVLFASLFSSQTLITYPLISKLGISKNRAVNITVGGTMITDVATLLVLAVVVGMIQGDVGTAFWLKLTGSFVIFGLIVLMVFPLIGRWFFKKVDDKISQYIFVLVMIYLAALLAELAGVEAIIGAFFAGLALNRLIPHTSSLMNRVEFVGNAIFIPFFLISVGMLIDFKVFFNSFETLKVAGIMLVASIGGKYISAVIAQKTFRFTKEEGILVFGLSSASAAATLATVMVGYNIIISESETGEPIRLLNEHVLNGSILLILISCTISSFISMSSAQKIAALENEDTVSGNNHEEENILLAINYENTVERMVNLGILIKAHSNTEDFFALNIINEDKNESSIKNAEKLLHQATDTAASADVKLKALKRYDNDVINGVNNVIKEHNITDLIIGLEDEKGFSTSFAHNLYNGYLQNDDVNVFVYQAAQPLSTIKRYAVMIPENAHKEAGFFHALVRVWNIARNSGATIIFYAPEDILNVLQRIIKKANIEAEFIIMNTWKDGEKTAAEIKEDEGLIIFMAKRGMLSYTPRMRMIPELLNRSLQKNNYLLIFPYSEYNQEYVERRSVGNHDDFVEIGNVIKRIFK from the coding sequence ATGATTTTAAGTATAAATAACCTCACCCTTCCTTTTGAAGATCCGGTACTGAAGTTTTTGCTGGTGCTCGTGATTATTTTGGCAGCTCCACTTTTACTTAATAAAATTAAAGTTCCGCATCTCTTAGGACTTATTATTGCAGGAGCCATCATTGGTCCAAACGGTTTCAATGTACTTGCAAGGGACAGTAGTATTGTGGTAACCGGGACTACAGGACTACTCTACATTATGTTTCTCGCAGGTCTGGAAATAGACATGGGAGATTTTAAAAAAAATAAATGGAAAAGTTTAGGATATGGCGGTTACGCATTTATTTTTCCTTTTATTCTCGGATACATCGGATCTTATTATTTGCTGAATTTTTCGGTGCTCACTTCGGTACTTTTCGCAAGTTTATTTTCTTCCCAGACACTTATTACTTATCCGCTTATCAGTAAATTGGGTATTTCAAAAAACAGGGCAGTAAATATTACTGTAGGCGGCACAATGATTACCGATGTAGCCACTTTATTAGTTCTTGCTGTCGTTGTCGGGATGATTCAGGGAGATGTGGGAACAGCTTTTTGGCTAAAACTTACCGGATCGTTTGTTATTTTCGGATTAATTGTACTGATGGTTTTTCCTTTGATAGGAAGATGGTTTTTCAAAAAAGTAGATGATAAAATTTCGCAATATATTTTTGTATTGGTGATGATTTATCTCGCTGCACTTTTAGCAGAATTGGCAGGTGTAGAAGCCATTATCGGTGCATTCTTTGCAGGCTTGGCCTTAAATAGATTGATTCCGCACACTTCTTCATTGATGAATCGTGTAGAATTTGTAGGTAACGCTATTTTCATCCCTTTTTTCCTGATCAGTGTAGGAATGCTGATTGATTTTAAAGTTTTTTTCAACAGCTTTGAGACCTTGAAAGTTGCTGGTATAATGCTGGTTGCATCAATCGGCGGTAAATATATTTCTGCAGTTATTGCTCAAAAAACTTTTCGCTTTACAAAAGAAGAAGGCATATTGGTATTTGGTTTAAGTTCGGCCTCAGCGGCAGCGACTTTGGCAACGGTGATGGTAGGTTACAACATTATTATCTCTGAAAGCGAAACCGGAGAACCCATCAGGTTACTTAACGAACATGTTTTGAACGGAAGTATTTTGCTGATTTTGATTTCCTGTACCATTTCGTCATTCATCTCAATGTCTAGTGCACAGAAAATTGCTGCATTAGAAAATGAAGATACCGTATCCGGAAACAATCATGAAGAAGAAAATATTCTTTTGGCGATTAATTACGAAAATACGGTAGAAAGAATGGTAAATCTAGGAATTTTAATCAAAGCACATTCAAATACAGAAGATTTTTTTGCTCTGAATATCATTAATGAAGATAAAAATGAATCATCCATAAAAAATGCTGAAAAACTTCTGCATCAGGCAACAGATACCGCAGCCTCTGCCGATGTGAAACTGAAAGCTTTAAAAAGATATGATAATGATGTAATCAATGGTGTGAACAACGTCATAAAAGAACATAACATTACAGATCTGATTATAGGTCTTGAAGATGAAAAAGGTTTTTCTACTTCGTTTGCGCATAATTTATACAATGGTTATCTGCAGAATGATGACGTGAATGTGTTTGTATATCAGGCTGCACAACCGCTTTCAACGATCAAAAGATATGCAGTGATGATTCCTGAAAACGCTCATAAAGAAGCCGGATTTTTCCATGCGCTCGTTCGTGTTTGGAATATTGCGAGAAATTCTGGAGCTACAATCATTTTTTATGCTCCCGAAGACATTCTCAACGTTTTACAAAGAATTATCAAAAAAGCCAATATTGAAGCTGAATTTATCATTATGAACACATGGAAAGATGGTGAAAAAACTGCAGCAGAAATAAAAGAAGACGAAGGCCTTATAATTTTTATGGCAAAACGAGGAATGCTATCTTACACTCCGAGAATGCGCATGATTCCTGAACTTTTGAACAGAAGTCTGCAGAAGAACAATTATCTTTTGATCTTTCCATATTCAGAATATAATCAAGAATATGTAGAAAGACGTTCTGTGGGAAATCATGATGATTTTGTGGAAATCGGAAATGTAATAAAGAGAATTTTCAAATAA
- a CDS encoding DMT family transporter has protein sequence MKNYKLTFAILTVAIVWGTTFLSIRVAVETIPAWFVAGIRQLLAAIIMLVILLYTKELKWIGWKELVYQLIFSTLMLIIANGMTTVAEESVTSSLASLMSACSPIVVFLGSVAIGLQKFSFRALIGIIMCFSGILFIFWDGLNDLGNPDYLMGVIFLFLAILGWASGTIFTKKLNLQSKNITLNLFYQFSFAGIVQICFAFLFSENFNFENWSVVSIAATLYLAVFGSVAAFFAFHYALTRVSPVQVSILAYINTIISIFLSWLILDETISLKFIMAAILIIIGVFIINYNPELFKNKRVKKTI, from the coding sequence TTGAAAAATTACAAACTCACTTTCGCCATTCTCACCGTAGCTATCGTTTGGGGAACCACCTTTTTATCAATACGCGTTGCAGTAGAAACTATACCGGCTTGGTTTGTGGCAGGAATTCGTCAGCTCTTGGCCGCAATCATCATGTTAGTAATTCTGCTTTATACGAAAGAACTGAAATGGATTGGCTGGAAAGAATTGGTTTACCAATTGATTTTTTCAACTTTAATGTTGATCATCGCTAACGGAATGACAACTGTTGCAGAAGAATCTGTGACCAGTAGTTTAGCATCTTTGATGAGTGCCTGCTCACCAATTGTGGTATTTTTAGGAAGTGTGGCAATTGGTCTGCAAAAATTCAGTTTTCGGGCTTTGATAGGCATTATTATGTGTTTCAGTGGGATTCTTTTTATCTTTTGGGATGGGTTGAATGATTTGGGAAATCCTGACTATTTGATGGGAGTCATTTTCCTTTTTCTGGCAATTTTAGGCTGGGCATCCGGAACTATTTTCACCAAGAAACTCAATCTTCAAAGTAAAAATATTACGTTGAATCTCTTTTATCAGTTTTCTTTTGCCGGAATTGTTCAAATCTGTTTTGCATTTCTGTTTTCCGAAAATTTTAATTTTGAAAACTGGAGTGTTGTAAGTATAGCTGCAACTTTATATCTGGCAGTATTTGGCTCGGTTGCTGCATTTTTTGCTTTCCATTATGCATTGACAAGGGTTTCCCCTGTGCAGGTTTCAATTTTAGCTTACATCAATACCATCATTTCAATATTCTTAAGCTGGCTGATTTTAGATGAAACCATTTCATTAAAATTTATCATGGCTGCAATTTTAATTATCATCGGTGTCTTTATCATCAATTACAATCCGGAACTATTTAAAAACAAGAGAGTTAAGAAAACAATTTAA
- the purE gene encoding 5-(carboxyamino)imidazole ribonucleotide mutase gives MVGIIMGSQSDLPIMELAADFLKSLDIPYELTVVSAHRTPERMFDYAKHAKKRGLKVIIAGAGGAAHLPGMVASCTTLPVIGVPILSSNSIDGWDSVLSILQMPGGIPVATVALNGALNAGILAAKILGTGDENVAEKLQIYQDTLKDKVLGTVDDIKAKHPNLYDL, from the coding sequence ATGGTAGGAATTATCATGGGAAGTCAAAGCGACTTACCGATTATGGAATTGGCAGCAGATTTTTTAAAAAGTTTAGACATTCCTTACGAATTGACGGTAGTATCTGCACACAGAACACCGGAAAGAATGTTTGATTATGCTAAACATGCCAAAAAGAGAGGATTGAAAGTAATCATCGCCGGAGCAGGCGGAGCAGCCCACCTTCCGGGAATGGTAGCGAGTTGTACTACTTTACCTGTAATCGGGGTTCCAATTTTATCCAGCAATTCTATTGACGGTTGGGATTCTGTTTTATCAATTCTTCAAATGCCGGGCGGAATTCCTGTAGCAACGGTTGCCTTAAATGGTGCTTTGAATGCCGGAATTTTAGCTGCAAAAATCTTAGGAACAGGCGATGAAAATGTAGCAGAAAAACTACAGATTTATCAGGATACTTTGAAAGATAAGGTTTTGGGAACGGTAGATGATATCAAAGCCAAACATCCGAATTTGTACGATTTGTAA
- a CDS encoding BspA family leucine-rich repeat surface protein, with amino-acid sequence MKKLITFFFYLVFFQFSMAQNEFITIWQPGIPSVVTVNAPFQANLNQIWFPGIGQNYTITWEEVGFPQHNGTITNVTSTSQVLIDFGMPSEGGGTNTLYRVKVSNGNGVFQQIKFASHQNFNPVVETLVPNLQILGSTDKLLEIEQWGNIAWTSMNAAFASCQRMTLTATDSPNLSNVTNASLMFYLTNSFLGASSMQNWDTSNIENFSFMFAQHHSGIAYTQTVPGFNPSELSSWDTSSATNLSYMFTGRTYFNQNINSWDVSNVKNISWMFALCSAYNQPLNNWDTSSLQMMNDVFANASSFNQYLNSWNTSSVTNMNRAFAYCTQFNQPLDLWNVSNVTKMKNIFSDATSFNQSLASWNLASLVTADSAFGDTAINCENYSKTITGWADNPNTANNVSFILISPMQYASNIINKRNILISKGWTINGDTLGSCTLATSETKLEENPVLYPNPATYFIYFKNLKESGTYQIFDNSGRIILQGKSDHEKIDIRNLVKGNYILQMKTKNILKSFKFIKR; translated from the coding sequence ATGAAAAAACTAATAACTTTTTTTTTCTACCTTGTTTTTTTTCAATTTTCTATGGCTCAGAATGAGTTTATAACGATATGGCAGCCAGGCATACCTTCAGTTGTTACGGTGAATGCACCTTTTCAGGCAAACTTAAACCAGATTTGGTTTCCCGGTATCGGTCAAAACTACACCATCACTTGGGAGGAGGTGGGTTTCCCTCAGCATAATGGTACAATAACCAATGTAACTTCTACCAGCCAAGTTCTTATTGACTTTGGAATGCCCTCAGAAGGAGGCGGAACAAACACGCTGTATCGAGTGAAGGTATCAAACGGAAATGGAGTTTTTCAACAGATAAAATTTGCATCTCATCAAAATTTTAATCCTGTAGTAGAAACTTTAGTCCCTAATCTGCAAATACTAGGAAGTACAGATAAACTGCTCGAGATTGAGCAATGGGGAAATATTGCATGGACGTCTATGAACGCAGCTTTTGCAAGTTGCCAAAGAATGACTCTCACCGCGACAGATTCTCCCAACCTCTCTAATGTAACCAACGCTTCACTGATGTTTTATCTTACCAACAGCTTTCTGGGTGCAAGTTCTATGCAGAATTGGGATACTTCAAATATTGAGAATTTCAGTTTTATGTTTGCTCAACATCATTCTGGGATAGCATATACACAGACAGTTCCCGGCTTCAATCCATCAGAATTAAGTTCTTGGGACACTTCATCTGCGACTAACCTCAGTTATATGTTTACAGGAAGAACATATTTTAATCAAAATATAAACTCTTGGGATGTTTCAAATGTAAAAAATATAAGCTGGATGTTTGCATTATGCTCTGCTTACAATCAGCCTCTTAATAATTGGGACACTTCCAGCCTTCAGATGATGAATGATGTATTCGCAAATGCATCTTCTTTTAATCAATATTTAAATAGCTGGAATACCTCCAGCGTAACAAATATGAATAGAGCCTTTGCTTATTGCACACAATTCAACCAGCCTTTAGACTTATGGAATGTGAGTAATGTTACAAAAATGAAAAATATTTTTTCTGACGCCACATCTTTCAATCAATCACTTGCTTCTTGGAATCTTGCATCGCTAGTTACAGCAGATAGCGCCTTCGGTGATACTGCAATAAATTGCGAAAACTACAGCAAAACCATAACAGGATGGGCAGACAATCCTAATACAGCAAACAATGTTTCTTTTATTTTGATTTCGCCCATGCAATATGCAAGTAATATCATTAATAAAAGAAATATTCTCATTAGTAAAGGCTGGACGATCAATGGTGACACACTAGGAAGTTGTACCCTAGCGACATCAGAAACTAAACTTGAAGAAAATCCTGTACTTTATCCAAATCCTGCGACTTATTTTATTTATTTTAAAAATTTGAAAGAGTCAGGTACTTATCAAATTTTTGACAATAGTGGAAGAATCATTTTACAGGGAAAATCTGATCACGAAAAAATTGACATCCGAAATTTGGTAAAAGGGAATTATATACTTCAGATGAAGACAAAAAATATTTTGAAGAGTTTCAAATTCATCAAAAGATAA
- a CDS encoding BspA family leucine-rich repeat surface protein, which produces MKKLITIFVCIFLFQITQAQNEFITIWKPGISQQIHFPGRGTNFHVVWEEVGYTQHNGNLTNVNSTLEFIINFGTPLNPVPANATYKVKISNGNGNYNRICFFDNTVVPIYSSPDTGKLLTITQWGNIQWQTFENAFILCNNMDVTALDTPNLSIVTSTKDMFYICSSLVGNTSFGNWDTSNLTSINSMFSAADQFNAPIGNWDVSNVTDFYAVFDMAASFNQPIRNWDTSNATTMEHMFHGAGSFNQNIDTWDISGVTNMDMMFAQAYSFNQNIGSWNLSSLTSAVDMLKFSGLNCQNYDNALFGWNNNSQTPNNINLGTTTPLTYKHQFAVNARTNLINSKNWMITGDNYNASCNSVLGTSETDFTSSLSIYPNPATHSIFIKSKEKVKSAEIIDASGRLISRVLNPNEEINIQQLSKGNYFLKIETENKKSTLKFIKN; this is translated from the coding sequence ATGAAAAAACTGATAACCATCTTTGTCTGTATTTTTTTATTTCAGATTACACAAGCTCAGAATGAATTTATCACGATTTGGAAACCTGGAATTTCTCAACAAATTCATTTTCCTGGAAGAGGAACAAATTTTCACGTCGTATGGGAAGAAGTTGGGTATACGCAACATAATGGCAATCTTACTAATGTGAATTCTACGCTCGAATTTATAATTAATTTTGGTACTCCGCTAAATCCTGTTCCTGCGAACGCAACCTATAAAGTGAAAATTAGCAACGGAAATGGAAACTATAATCGGATATGTTTTTTCGACAATACAGTAGTTCCCATCTACTCTTCCCCGGACACAGGTAAATTACTTACTATTACGCAATGGGGAAATATCCAGTGGCAGACTTTTGAAAATGCTTTTATACTTTGTAATAACATGGATGTGACTGCACTAGACACACCAAATCTGAGCATCGTAACCAGCACAAAAGATATGTTTTACATCTGTTCTTCTTTGGTAGGGAATACAAGTTTTGGAAATTGGGATACATCTAATCTTACGAGCATTAACTCTATGTTTTCGGCTGCAGACCAATTCAATGCGCCCATTGGAAACTGGGATGTATCGAACGTGACAGATTTCTACGCTGTTTTTGATATGGCAGCAAGCTTTAATCAACCTATTCGTAATTGGGATACTTCTAATGCCACTACAATGGAACACATGTTTCATGGTGCAGGTTCATTCAATCAGAATATAGACACATGGGATATATCAGGAGTTACAAATATGGATATGATGTTTGCACAGGCATATAGCTTTAATCAAAATATTGGAAGCTGGAATTTAAGCTCACTCACATCCGCAGTAGATATGCTTAAATTTTCCGGACTCAACTGTCAAAATTATGACAATGCATTATTCGGTTGGAACAACAATTCACAGACACCCAATAACATCAACCTCGGAACGACAACACCGCTCACGTACAAGCATCAATTTGCAGTAAATGCCAGAACCAATCTTATCAACAGTAAAAACTGGATGATCACTGGTGATAATTACAATGCATCATGCAACTCGGTATTGGGAACCAGCGAAACAGACTTCACATCTTCACTTTCAATTTATCCGAATCCCGCAACGCATTCTATATTCATCAAATCTAAGGAAAAAGTAAAATCAGCAGAGATTATTGATGCATCAGGAAGACTCATTTCAAGAGTTTTAAATCCAAATGAAGAAATAAACATTCAGCAATTATCGAAAGGAAATTATTTTCTAAAGATAGAAACTGAAAACAAAAAAAGTACGCTGAAATTTATTAAAAATTAA